In one Stenotrophomonas maltophilia genomic region, the following are encoded:
- the thrC gene encoding threonine synthase has product MQFVSTRGQSPAVGLSAAIAAGLAPDGGLYVPSALPAPHHVQQGETLAETAADLLAPFFDGDALQEALPSICREAFDFPVPLRPLGGGDYVLELFHGPTAAFKDIGARFLAGALSRLQAGKGRDLTIVVATSGDTGAAVAAAFHRQPGVRVVVLYPDGRVSPRQAHQLGCFGDNIQALRVAGSFDDCQAMVKQALADRALQADVPLSSANSISLGRLLPQMSYYAHAALVHHGQHRRRLNLVVPTGNLGNAMAAVLARTLGVPIGQIVLATNANDVLPKYFEGGAYQPQASVATVANAMDVGAPSNFERLRWLYDGDDAELRAALRAFAVDDVTIRATIASAHASGGELFCPHTATAVKVLKDLRAGGAKGDWAVVATAHPAKFEAVVEPLIGEAVPVPPALAALLQRPAHAEPLAADYAALREVLLR; this is encoded by the coding sequence ATGCAATTCGTTTCCACCCGCGGCCAGTCGCCGGCCGTCGGCCTGAGTGCCGCCATCGCCGCCGGCCTCGCCCCCGATGGGGGGCTGTATGTGCCCAGCGCCTTGCCTGCGCCGCATCATGTGCAGCAGGGCGAGACCCTCGCCGAAACCGCCGCCGATCTGCTGGCACCCTTCTTCGACGGCGACGCGCTGCAGGAGGCGCTGCCTTCGATCTGCCGTGAGGCGTTCGATTTTCCGGTGCCGTTGCGTCCGCTTGGCGGTGGCGACTACGTCCTCGAGCTGTTCCATGGTCCCACTGCGGCCTTCAAGGACATCGGCGCACGTTTCCTGGCAGGCGCGCTGTCGAGGCTGCAGGCGGGCAAGGGACGCGACCTGACGATCGTCGTTGCCACGTCCGGTGATACCGGTGCCGCCGTGGCGGCGGCCTTCCATCGCCAACCGGGCGTGCGCGTGGTGGTGCTGTATCCGGATGGCCGGGTATCGCCGCGCCAGGCGCACCAGCTCGGCTGCTTCGGCGACAACATCCAGGCGCTGCGCGTGGCGGGTTCGTTCGACGACTGCCAGGCCATGGTCAAGCAGGCGCTGGCCGATCGGGCGTTGCAGGCGGACGTGCCGCTGAGTTCGGCCAACAGCATCAGCCTGGGGCGTCTTCTGCCACAGATGAGCTACTACGCGCATGCGGCACTCGTCCATCATGGGCAGCATCGGCGCCGGCTCAATCTGGTGGTGCCGACCGGCAACCTGGGCAACGCGATGGCTGCGGTGCTCGCACGCACGCTGGGGGTTCCCATCGGCCAGATCGTGCTGGCCACCAATGCCAATGATGTGCTGCCGAAGTACTTCGAGGGCGGCGCGTATCAGCCGCAGGCCAGTGTCGCCACGGTCGCCAATGCGATGGATGTGGGCGCGCCGAGCAACTTCGAGCGCCTGCGGTGGCTGTACGACGGCGACGATGCCGAACTGCGCGCAGCCCTCCGTGCTTTCGCGGTGGATGATGTGACCATCCGCGCCACCATCGCCAGTGCGCACGCCAGCGGGGGCGAGCTGTTCTGCCCGCATACCGCGACGGCAGTGAAGGTGCTGAAGGACCTCCGCGCGGGCGGGGCGAAGGGCGACTGGGCGGTGGTGGCAACCGCGCACCCGGCCAAGTTCGAGGCGGTGGTGGAGCCATTGATCGGCGAAGCAGTGCCGGTGCCTCCGGCGCTGGCGGCGCTGCTGCAGCGTCCCGCGCATGCGGAACCGCTGGCTGCCGACTATGCGGCGCTGCGCGAGGTGCTGCTGCGTTGA
- a CDS encoding Crp/Fnr family transcriptional regulator: MSRPSGAPSANNDIAGQSCSTLDCLHCSVRHLAVCSALSPDEVQALEQVTVSQAVTMGSTLARTGEERQHVYTLTAGALRLVRTLADGRRQINGFVLPGDYLGLSGSDHHRYDIEAIADSRVCRVALPQMKALRGRYPHLERKLLQRACQELDAAQDAALALARLQPAEKLADFLLRLAAREARLGGDGLRVSLPMGRGDIADHLGLTMETVSRTFTKLRQQALIALPHLNVVEILDEDGLRQLAGDVQA, from the coding sequence ATGTCCCGGCCTTCCGGCGCCCCGTCCGCCAACAACGACATCGCCGGGCAGTCCTGCTCCACGTTGGACTGCCTGCACTGCTCGGTCCGCCACCTGGCGGTGTGTTCGGCGCTGTCTCCTGATGAAGTGCAGGCACTTGAACAGGTGACCGTCTCGCAGGCGGTGACGATGGGCAGCACCCTCGCCCGCACCGGCGAAGAGCGCCAGCATGTCTATACATTGACCGCCGGCGCACTGCGCCTGGTGCGGACGCTGGCCGACGGCCGCCGCCAGATCAATGGCTTCGTGCTGCCGGGCGACTACCTGGGCCTGAGCGGCAGCGACCATCACCGCTACGACATCGAGGCGATCGCTGACAGCCGGGTCTGCCGCGTCGCGCTGCCGCAGATGAAGGCGCTGCGCGGGCGTTATCCGCACCTGGAGCGCAAGCTGCTGCAACGCGCCTGCCAGGAGCTGGACGCTGCGCAGGATGCGGCCCTCGCCCTGGCGCGGCTGCAGCCTGCGGAAAAGCTGGCTGACTTCCTGCTGCGCCTGGCCGCGCGCGAGGCGCGACTGGGCGGCGACGGCCTGCGCGTCTCGCTGCCGATGGGGCGCGGCGACATCGCCGACCACCTCGGCCTGACCATGGAGACAGTCAGCCGCACCTTCACCAAGCTGCGTCAGCAGGCGCTGATCGCGCTGCCGCATCTGAACGTCGTGGAGATCCTCGACGAGGACGGGCTGCGCCAGCTGGCGGGCGACGTCCAGGCTTGA
- the hisS gene encoding histidine--tRNA ligase, translated as MIKPRTPPGTLELLPREQIAFQRMLDVIRRNYERFGFLPVETPVFELSDVLLTKSGGETERQVYFVQSTGALANAAESGDRSLPEMALRFDLTVPLARYVAEHEHELTFPFRRYQMQRVYRGERAQRGRFREFYQCDIDVIGKDSLSVRYDAEVLAVIHAVFSELRIGDFSIQLNNRKLMRGFFESLGVAEGERQLAVLREVDKLDKRGADYVRETLVGDGFGIPAGQVEKILAFVAVRSQGHADALAQLSALEDAAGSSETLRAGVAELREVLQLVQALGVPESAYCLNFSIARGLDYYTGTVYETTLTDHPQIGSICSGGRYEDLASHYSKSKLPGVGISIGLSRLFWQLREAGLIDGIEASSVQALVALMDEQGMAQSLDIARRLRAGGINTEVQMEPKKIGKQFQYAAKAGIRFVALAGEDELARGVVAVKDLLREQQFEVSREELASTLQVELEQSKVMV; from the coding sequence GTGATCAAGCCCCGTACCCCGCCCGGCACCCTTGAGCTGCTGCCGCGCGAGCAGATTGCGTTCCAGCGCATGCTGGACGTCATCCGCCGCAACTACGAGCGCTTCGGGTTCCTGCCGGTGGAGACGCCGGTGTTCGAGCTGTCCGATGTGCTGCTGACCAAGTCCGGTGGCGAGACCGAGCGCCAGGTGTACTTCGTGCAGTCCACCGGTGCGCTGGCCAATGCCGCCGAGTCGGGTGACCGCTCGCTTCCGGAAATGGCCCTGCGCTTCGACCTGACCGTGCCGCTGGCGCGCTATGTGGCTGAGCATGAGCACGAACTGACATTCCCGTTCCGGCGCTACCAGATGCAGCGGGTGTACCGTGGTGAGCGTGCCCAGCGCGGCCGTTTCCGCGAGTTCTACCAGTGCGACATCGACGTGATCGGCAAGGACAGCCTGAGCGTGCGGTACGACGCCGAAGTGCTGGCGGTGATCCACGCGGTGTTCTCGGAGCTGCGCATCGGAGACTTCAGCATCCAGTTGAACAACCGCAAGCTGATGCGTGGCTTCTTCGAAAGCCTGGGCGTGGCCGAGGGCGAGCGCCAGCTGGCGGTGCTGCGTGAAGTGGACAAGCTGGACAAGCGGGGCGCCGACTACGTGCGCGAGACGCTGGTGGGCGACGGGTTCGGCATTCCGGCCGGACAGGTCGAGAAGATCCTGGCATTCGTGGCCGTGCGTTCGCAGGGGCATGCCGATGCGCTGGCCCAGCTTTCGGCGCTGGAGGACGCTGCGGGGTCCTCGGAAACGCTGCGTGCCGGCGTGGCAGAGCTGCGCGAAGTGCTGCAGCTGGTGCAGGCGCTGGGTGTGCCGGAGAGTGCCTACTGCCTCAACTTCTCCATCGCCCGTGGCCTGGATTACTACACCGGCACCGTCTATGAGACCACGCTGACCGACCACCCGCAGATCGGTTCGATCTGCTCCGGCGGCCGCTATGAAGACCTGGCCAGCCACTACAGCAAGTCGAAGCTGCCCGGCGTCGGCATTTCGATCGGCCTGTCGCGCCTGTTCTGGCAGCTGCGTGAGGCGGGCCTGATCGACGGAATCGAGGCCAGCAGCGTGCAGGCGCTGGTGGCGCTGATGGACGAGCAGGGCATGGCGCAGTCACTGGATATCGCCCGCCGCCTGCGGGCCGGTGGCATCAACACCGAAGTGCAGATGGAGCCGAAGAAGATCGGCAAGCAGTTCCAGTACGCGGCCAAGGCGGGCATCCGCTTCGTGGCGCTCGCCGGCGAGGACGAACTGGCGCGGGGGGTGGTGGCGGTGAAGGATCTGCTCCGCGAGCAGCAGTTCGAGGTATCCCGCGAGGAGCTGGCCAGCACCCTGCAGGTGGAACTGGAACAGTCGAAGGTGATGGTGTGA
- a CDS encoding YerC/YecD family TrpR-related protein, which yields MKARPDIAAKDPQADLEALAQAFAALREPEQVMAFLRDLCTPAELEAMADRWKVVPLLQQGVPYREIHERTGVSVTTTGRVARSLEHGHRGYAAAIDRLASR from the coding sequence GTGAAAGCCCGCCCCGACATCGCCGCCAAAGACCCCCAGGCCGATCTGGAAGCCCTGGCCCAGGCGTTCGCGGCCCTGCGTGAGCCGGAGCAGGTCATGGCTTTCCTGCGTGACCTGTGTACTCCGGCCGAGCTGGAGGCCATGGCCGACCGCTGGAAAGTGGTGCCGCTCCTGCAGCAGGGGGTGCCGTACCGCGAGATCCACGAACGCACCGGGGTCAGCGTGACCACCACCGGGCGGGTGGCGCGCTCGCTCGAGCATGGCCATCGAGGCTATGCCGCTGCCATCGACCGTCTGGCCTCGCGCTGA
- the hisG gene encoding ATP phosphoribosyltransferase, producing the protein MSATQAAPARDRLRIAIQKSGRLAEPARNLLSACGLSWRESRDKLFCYGESLPVDLLLVRDDDIPGLIADGVCDLGIVGRNELDEQAAARRQIGLPDAYQALRGLGFGQCRLMLAVPEDWQWQGPAQLAGMRIATSYPAILKAWLVEQGVDAQVVELSGSVEIAPRLGTADLICDLVSSGATLRANQLVPVHNLLDSEAVLAGAVRVPDDARAGLRAMLLRRLDGVVQKQDRKLLMFRASEDRVDALAHLLADAGPLERLPADGGTLRLQTMCPGPLSWQRMEELERAGAQGLMVLSVERSLA; encoded by the coding sequence ATGAGTGCAACCCAGGCAGCCCCGGCACGAGACCGGCTGCGTATCGCCATCCAGAAGAGCGGGCGGCTTGCCGAGCCCGCCCGCAACCTGCTCAGTGCCTGCGGCCTGAGCTGGCGCGAAAGCCGTGACAAGCTGTTCTGCTACGGAGAATCGTTGCCGGTGGACCTGCTGCTGGTGCGCGACGACGACATTCCTGGCCTGATTGCCGACGGTGTCTGCGACCTGGGCATCGTCGGTCGCAACGAACTGGACGAGCAGGCCGCCGCGCGTCGCCAGATCGGCCTGCCGGATGCCTATCAGGCCCTGCGGGGGCTGGGTTTCGGCCAGTGCCGGCTGATGCTGGCGGTGCCGGAGGACTGGCAATGGCAGGGGCCGGCGCAGCTGGCCGGCATGCGGATCGCCACCAGCTATCCCGCCATCCTCAAGGCATGGCTGGTTGAGCAGGGCGTGGACGCGCAGGTGGTGGAGCTGTCCGGTTCGGTTGAGATCGCCCCACGGCTGGGCACGGCCGACCTGATCTGCGATCTGGTGTCGAGTGGTGCCACCCTGCGTGCCAACCAGCTTGTGCCGGTGCACAACCTGCTGGACAGCGAGGCGGTGCTGGCCGGTGCGGTGCGCGTGCCCGATGACGCTCGAGCGGGCCTGCGCGCCATGCTGCTGCGCCGTCTCGATGGCGTGGTACAGAAGCAGGACCGCAAGCTGCTGATGTTCCGCGCCAGCGAAGACCGTGTTGATGCCCTGGCCCATCTGCTGGCCGATGCCGGGCCGCTGGAGCGCCTGCCGGCTGACGGCGGCACGCTGCGGCTGCAGACCATGTGCCCCGGACCACTGAGCTGGCAGCGCATGGAAGAGCTTGAGCGTGCGGGCGCGCAGGGCCTGATGGTGTTGAGCGTGGAGCGGTCGCTGGCATGA
- the hisD gene encoding histidinol dehydrogenase, translated as MNRLIWSQLDEAARSAALTRPVQAVAQQTRDAVATLIAQVRAQGDEALRVITARFDGVQLPSFEVSDAEFATAEAAVPGDLRQAMVEAAGRIARFHSAGMGQGYAVETAPGVVCERMLRPIGRVGLYVPAGSAPLPSTALMLGVPAQLAGCPQVVLCTPPRADGSADPAVLVAARLTGVQRVFKLGGAQAIAAMAYGTASVPACDKLFGPGNSFVTEAKQQVAQNGAAAIDMPAGPSEVLVIADAGANPAFVAADLLSQAEHGPDSQVLLLTDDAAMLAAVEAEVERQVALLPRQDIARQALSASRLILVDTLADAFAISNRYAPEHLILALREPRGWLDRVQAAGSVFLGDYTPEALGDYCSGTNHVLPTAGAARAYSGVSVASFQNFISVQSASAAGLAAIGGCARTLASAEGLDAHERAVALRMEVAA; from the coding sequence ATGAATCGTCTGATCTGGTCGCAACTTGATGAGGCTGCGCGCAGCGCGGCACTGACCCGCCCGGTGCAGGCCGTGGCCCAGCAGACGCGCGATGCGGTCGCGACCCTGATCGCGCAGGTGCGCGCGCAGGGCGACGAGGCGCTGCGTGTGATCACCGCACGCTTTGACGGTGTGCAACTGCCGTCTTTCGAAGTGTCTGACGCCGAATTCGCGACTGCCGAAGCGGCGGTGCCAGGCGATCTGCGCCAGGCCATGGTGGAAGCGGCCGGGCGCATCGCGCGCTTCCACAGCGCAGGCATGGGCCAGGGCTATGCGGTGGAGACCGCGCCGGGCGTGGTCTGTGAACGCATGCTGCGGCCGATCGGCCGGGTCGGCTTGTATGTGCCGGCCGGCAGCGCACCGTTGCCATCCACGGCGTTGATGCTGGGCGTGCCGGCGCAGCTGGCCGGGTGCCCGCAGGTAGTGCTGTGCACACCCCCGCGCGCCGATGGCAGCGCCGATCCGGCGGTGCTGGTGGCTGCCCGGCTGACCGGCGTGCAACGCGTTTTCAAGCTGGGCGGCGCGCAGGCGATCGCTGCGATGGCCTATGGCACCGCCAGCGTTCCGGCCTGCGACAAACTGTTCGGGCCCGGCAACAGCTTCGTCACCGAAGCCAAGCAGCAGGTCGCGCAGAACGGTGCAGCGGCGATCGACATGCCTGCAGGGCCGTCGGAAGTTCTGGTGATTGCCGATGCCGGTGCCAATCCGGCGTTTGTGGCTGCCGATCTGCTGTCGCAGGCCGAACACGGCCCCGATTCGCAGGTGCTGCTGCTGACCGATGATGCCGCGATGCTGGCCGCGGTCGAGGCCGAAGTGGAACGCCAGGTCGCGCTGCTGCCGCGGCAGGATATCGCCCGCCAGGCGCTTTCGGCGTCGCGCCTGATCCTGGTCGACACGCTGGCCGATGCCTTCGCGATCAGCAACCGCTACGCCCCTGAGCACCTGATCCTGGCCCTGCGCGAACCACGCGGCTGGCTTGATCGGGTGCAGGCTGCAGGCTCGGTGTTCCTGGGTGATTACACCCCCGAGGCATTGGGCGACTACTGCAGTGGTACCAACCATGTGCTGCCCACCGCAGGCGCCGCACGTGCGTACAGTGGTGTCAGCGTGGCCAGCTTCCAGAACTTCATCAGCGTGCAGAGTGCCAGCGCCGCCGGGTTGGCGGCGATCGGCGGCTGCGCGCGCACCCTTGCCAGCGCCGAAGGGCTGGACGCGCACGAGCGCGCCGTTGCCCTGCGCATGGAGGTGGCTGCATGA
- the hisC gene encoding histidinol-phosphate transaminase: MNAGIDEVLALVRTDLQAFAGYSSARSAAVQGDVWLNANESAWANPADAEGRSRRYPEPQPQALRDGLASLYGVQPQQVLVGRGSDEAIDLLVRALCVPGRDGVLVTPPVFGMYAVCARLQGAPLIEVPLVDAADGLHADLDAVIESARARNAKLVFLCAPSNPAGSDIALADIERVAEALRGRALVVVDEAYVEYAQRPSATSLLATHANVAVLRTLSKAHALAAARIGTLIAAAELIAVLRRCQAPYPVPTPCAELAVQALQPAALARTRERVATVIAERERLRTALQGLPGVRQVHASAGNYLLVRFADAQGAFDALLAAGVVVRDQRAAPQLDDALRISIGSPEENDRVLAALSARRAVA, encoded by the coding sequence ATGAATGCCGGGATCGACGAGGTACTGGCGCTGGTGCGCACCGACCTGCAGGCCTTTGCAGGTTACAGCTCGGCGCGCAGTGCGGCAGTGCAGGGCGATGTCTGGCTGAACGCCAACGAATCGGCCTGGGCCAACCCCGCGGACGCCGAGGGCCGCAGCCGGCGCTATCCAGAGCCCCAGCCACAGGCGTTGCGCGATGGACTGGCTTCGCTGTACGGCGTGCAGCCGCAACAGGTGCTGGTCGGGCGTGGCAGCGATGAAGCCATCGACCTGCTGGTGCGTGCGCTGTGCGTGCCGGGGCGCGATGGTGTGCTGGTCACGCCGCCGGTGTTCGGTATGTATGCAGTCTGTGCACGGCTGCAGGGCGCGCCCCTGATCGAAGTGCCCCTGGTCGATGCCGCCGACGGCCTGCACGCCGACCTGGATGCGGTGATCGAATCGGCCAGAGCACGCAATGCGAAGCTGGTGTTTCTGTGCGCGCCCTCCAATCCGGCCGGCAGCGATATCGCCCTGGCCGACATCGAGCGTGTGGCCGAAGCCTTGCGCGGTCGGGCGCTGGTCGTGGTCGATGAAGCCTATGTCGAGTACGCGCAGCGTCCTTCGGCGACCTCCCTGCTTGCCACGCACGCCAATGTGGCAGTGCTGCGTACGCTTTCAAAGGCCCATGCGCTGGCGGCCGCACGGATCGGAACGTTGATCGCCGCAGCGGAACTGATCGCGGTGCTGCGTCGCTGCCAGGCACCGTATCCGGTGCCGACGCCGTGCGCGGAACTGGCGGTGCAGGCGCTGCAGCCGGCGGCGCTGGCACGCACACGCGAGCGCGTGGCCACCGTGATCGCCGAACGCGAGCGCCTGCGCACTGCGCTGCAGGGCCTGCCTGGCGTACGCCAGGTCCATGCGTCCGCAGGCAACTACCTGCTGGTGCGCTTTGCCGATGCCCAGGGCGCGTTCGATGCGTTGCTGGCGGCCGGCGTGGTGGTGCGCGACCAGCGTGCAGCCCCGCAGCTGGACGATGCGCTGCGGATCAGCATCGGCAGCCCCGAAGAGAATGACCGCGTGCTTGCGGCCCTGTCGGCCCGGAGGGCCGTTGCATGA
- the hisB gene encoding bifunctional histidinol-phosphatase/imidazoleglycerol-phosphate dehydratase HisB — protein sequence MTPILFIDRDGTLIEEPSDFQIDAYEKLRFVPQVIPALLKLRDAGYQFVIVTNQDGLGSEGYPRASFDGPNDLMLQIFESQGIVFRDVLIDCSWPQDNAPTRKPGIGLMTAYLQDRSIDWARSAMVGDRITDLQFADNLNIRGFQLRTEQFGGDWDWPGIAHALADAPRTAVVQRNTKETKIRVELDLDRAGDANIRTGLPFFDHMLEQIGKHGGFALDIRAEGDLHIDEHHTIEDTGLALGQALREALGDKRGIGRYGFTLPMDETLASAALDLSGRPYFVFEGEFKRERVGDMPTELVPHFFRSLCDASGLNLNLQVRGDNDHHKVEACFKALARALRPALARQGTALPSTKGAL from the coding sequence ATGACCCCGATCCTGTTCATCGACCGCGACGGTACCCTCATCGAGGAACCTTCCGACTTCCAGATCGACGCCTACGAGAAGCTGCGCTTCGTGCCGCAGGTGATTCCGGCACTGCTGAAGCTGCGTGATGCAGGCTACCAGTTCGTCATCGTCACCAACCAGGATGGGCTCGGCAGCGAGGGCTATCCGCGCGCCAGCTTCGATGGACCGAACGATCTGATGCTGCAGATCTTCGAAAGCCAGGGCATCGTGTTTCGTGATGTGCTGATCGACTGCAGCTGGCCACAGGACAATGCCCCGACCCGCAAGCCCGGCATCGGCCTGATGACGGCCTACCTGCAGGACCGCAGCATCGACTGGGCACGCTCGGCGATGGTCGGCGACCGCATCACCGACCTGCAGTTCGCCGACAACCTCAACATCCGTGGCTTCCAGTTGCGCACGGAGCAGTTCGGCGGTGACTGGGACTGGCCGGGCATCGCCCACGCACTGGCCGATGCGCCGCGCACGGCCGTGGTCCAGCGCAACACGAAGGAAACGAAGATACGCGTCGAGCTGGATCTGGATCGCGCCGGTGACGCCAACATCCGCACCGGGTTGCCGTTCTTTGACCACATGCTGGAACAGATCGGCAAGCACGGTGGTTTTGCGCTGGACATCCGCGCCGAGGGCGACCTGCACATCGACGAGCATCACACCATCGAGGACACCGGGCTGGCGCTGGGCCAGGCGCTGCGCGAAGCCTTGGGTGACAAGCGCGGCATCGGCCGCTACGGGTTCACCCTGCCAATGGACGAGACCCTGGCCAGCGCAGCGCTGGACCTCAGTGGCCGGCCCTATTTCGTCTTCGAGGGCGAGTTCAAGCGTGAGCGCGTTGGCGACATGCCGACCGAACTGGTGCCGCATTTCTTCCGCTCGCTGTGCGATGCAAGTGGATTGAACCTCAATCTGCAGGTGCGCGGTGACAATGACCACCACAAGGTGGAGGCCTGCTTCAAGGCGCTGGCCCGCGCGCTGCGCCCGGCACTGGCGCGCCAGGGCACGGCGCTGCCCTCGACCAAGGGGGCCCTGTGA
- the hisH gene encoding imidazole glycerol phosphate synthase subunit HisH yields the protein MSEVALIDAGGANLGSVRYALERLGASVRLVRDAEGLAGARRVILPGVGAAGPGMQRLHAQGLVEPLRRIEVPLMGICLGMQLLFERSEEAGVEALGLIPGVVRKLVPACGIRVPHMGWNRLLPLRSSLLLRDVPDRASAYFVHSYAAPLNSHTVAACDHGGLFTAVVEQGRYFGAQFHPERSGDTGSLMLRNFLEGTAA from the coding sequence GTGAGCGAAGTCGCGCTGATCGATGCCGGCGGTGCCAATCTGGGTTCCGTACGCTATGCGTTGGAACGGCTGGGCGCCAGTGTCCGGCTGGTACGCGACGCAGAGGGGCTGGCGGGCGCACGGCGGGTGATCCTGCCCGGCGTCGGTGCGGCAGGGCCCGGCATGCAGCGCCTGCATGCGCAGGGACTGGTGGAGCCGTTGCGACGGATCGAGGTGCCGTTGATGGGCATCTGCCTGGGCATGCAGCTGCTGTTCGAGCGCTCGGAAGAAGCCGGCGTGGAAGCGCTCGGCCTGATTCCCGGGGTGGTGCGCAAGCTGGTACCGGCGTGCGGCATCCGCGTGCCGCACATGGGCTGGAACCGCCTGCTGCCACTGCGGTCCTCGCTGCTGCTGCGCGATGTGCCTGATCGCGCAAGCGCTTACTTCGTGCACAGCTACGCAGCGCCGTTGAACAGCCATACGGTGGCCGCCTGCGATCACGGCGGCCTGTTCACTGCCGTGGTGGAGCAGGGGCGCTACTTCGGTGCGCAGTTCCATCCCGAACGCTCCGGCGATACCGGATCGCTGATGTTGCGCAACTTCCTCGAGGGCACCGCTGCATGA
- the hisA gene encoding 1-(5-phosphoribosyl)-5-[(5-phosphoribosylamino)methylideneamino]imidazole-4-carboxamide isomerase → MSFTVYPALDIREGRVVRLRQGDYAQETHYGDDPLPRAQAFAAQGARWMHLVDLDAARAGGYTLAPLLAAVRTQTTLQVQTGGGVRGRDDVARILDAGASRVVVGSLAVRRPDEVVGWLQAFGADHITIALDARQDPQGQWQLPVHGWTENAGVTLDDLALRYARAGMRHLLCTDIARDGMLAGPNIGLYQHLVSLLPGVQVQASGGIRDVADVADARAAGCGGAILGKALLEQRMDLAEALAC, encoded by the coding sequence ATGAGTTTCACCGTCTACCCCGCACTGGATATCCGCGAAGGCCGTGTGGTGCGGCTGCGGCAGGGCGATTACGCGCAGGAAACGCACTACGGCGACGATCCCCTGCCGCGCGCGCAGGCATTCGCCGCGCAGGGCGCGCGTTGGATGCACCTGGTCGATCTGGACGCAGCGCGTGCCGGTGGCTACACGCTGGCCCCGCTGCTGGCGGCAGTTCGCACGCAGACGACGTTGCAGGTGCAGACCGGCGGCGGTGTGCGTGGGCGTGATGATGTGGCGCGCATTCTCGATGCGGGCGCGAGCCGGGTGGTGGTAGGGTCGCTGGCAGTGCGCAGGCCCGATGAAGTGGTCGGCTGGCTGCAGGCGTTCGGTGCCGATCACATCACCATCGCGCTGGATGCACGCCAGGACCCTCAGGGCCAGTGGCAGTTGCCGGTGCATGGCTGGACCGAGAACGCGGGCGTGACCCTGGATGACCTTGCGCTGCGGTATGCACGGGCGGGCATGCGCCACCTGTTGTGTACCGATATCGCCCGCGACGGCATGCTGGCCGGGCCGAACATCGGCCTGTACCAGCACCTGGTGTCGCTGCTGCCGGGCGTGCAGGTGCAGGCCTCCGGTGGCATCCGCGATGTGGCCGACGTGGCCGATGCGCGTGCTGCCGGCTGTGGCGGCGCCATCCTTGGCAAGGCGCTGCTGGAACAGCGCATGGACCTGGCGGAGGCGCTGGCATGCTGA
- the hisF gene encoding imidazole glycerol phosphate synthase subunit HisF codes for MLSRRIIPCLDVREGRVVKGVRFRDHVDMGDIAELAQRYRDQGADELVFYDIGASPEARSVDVAWVERIARLIDIPFCVAGGIDSVETARRVLFAGADKISINSPALGRPALIDELAAEFGVQCVVVGVDSVREADGEWRVRRFSGDPDKTRAVPIRTLDWIVEAQRRGAGEIVLNCMDSDGVRRGYDVAQLQQARALCQVPLIASGGAGTMEHFAEAFDRADVDGALAASVFHSGAIAIADLKRYLREQQIEVRDVY; via the coding sequence ATGCTGAGTCGCCGCATCATTCCCTGCCTGGACGTGCGCGAAGGACGGGTGGTCAAGGGGGTGCGCTTCCGTGACCACGTGGACATGGGGGATATCGCCGAGCTGGCGCAGCGTTACCGCGACCAGGGGGCCGATGAGCTGGTGTTCTACGACATCGGCGCCAGCCCCGAGGCGCGTTCGGTCGATGTGGCCTGGGTCGAGCGCATCGCGCGGCTGATCGATATCCCGTTCTGCGTAGCCGGTGGCATCGACAGCGTGGAAACCGCACGGCGGGTGCTGTTTGCCGGTGCCGACAAGATCTCGATCAATTCGCCGGCACTGGGCCGTCCCGCACTGATCGACGAGCTGGCTGCCGAGTTCGGCGTGCAGTGCGTGGTGGTCGGCGTCGACTCGGTGCGCGAGGCCGATGGCGAATGGCGGGTGCGCCGCTTCAGCGGCGACCCGGACAAGACCCGGGCGGTACCCATACGGACGCTGGATTGGATCGTCGAGGCACAGCGCCGCGGCGCAGGCGAGATCGTGCTGAACTGCATGGACAGCGATGGGGTGCGCCGCGGCTACGATGTGGCCCAGCTGCAGCAGGCGCGTGCGTTGTGCCAGGTGCCGCTGATCGCGTCGGGCGGTGCGGGCACGATGGAGCATTTCGCCGAGGCCTTCGACCGCGCCGACGTGGATGGTGCGCTGGCCGCCAGCGTGTTCCACAGCGGCGCCATCGCCATTGCAGACCTGAAGCGCTACCTGCGCGAACAGCAGATCGAGGTACGGGATGTCTATTGA